The proteins below come from a single Mesobacillus jeotgali genomic window:
- a CDS encoding branched-chain amino acid ABC transporter permease, with protein MDVLINLSLNGLATGMLIFLLAAGLTLIFGLMDVLNFAHGGLFAWGAYSGIWIYSSTGSFFAGIIGAVLTGMILGIITERWIIKPVYGNHVQQILITLGLMLVLSEMLKVVWGPNQISAVTPDYLSGSWEFGGIIIIKYRVFIIAVGFAVFLAVQYLLKKTKIGLVVRAGVMNKEMVQSLGVNIQRVFMFVFMIGAGMAALGGMLLGPYSGVIYADMGMEFAILAFIVVVIGGMGSFSGSVMAAILVGLSGSFMAYYVPDLALAANMLLMAVVLIFRPQGLFGAKG; from the coding sequence GTGGATGTTTTGATTAACTTAAGCCTTAATGGCCTTGCCACAGGAATGCTGATCTTTCTCCTGGCAGCCGGCCTTACTTTGATTTTTGGCTTGATGGATGTGCTTAATTTTGCCCATGGCGGATTGTTTGCCTGGGGTGCATACAGCGGCATTTGGATATATTCATCAACAGGAAGCTTTTTTGCCGGGATCATCGGTGCGGTCCTTACCGGCATGATTCTGGGGATTATAACCGAGCGCTGGATCATTAAACCTGTTTATGGCAACCATGTGCAGCAAATATTGATTACGCTTGGTTTAATGCTTGTCTTATCCGAAATGTTAAAAGTGGTTTGGGGGCCTAACCAGATTTCAGCAGTAACCCCTGATTACCTTTCTGGCAGCTGGGAGTTTGGCGGAATCATCATCATCAAATACCGCGTATTCATCATTGCTGTAGGATTTGCGGTATTCCTTGCCGTTCAATATCTGTTAAAAAAGACAAAAATCGGCCTTGTCGTTCGTGCAGGTGTGATGAACAAGGAAATGGTTCAATCACTGGGCGTCAACATCCAGAGAGTTTTCATGTTCGTGTTCATGATTGGGGCCGGCATGGCTGCTCTTGGCGGAATGCTTTTAGGGCCATATTCTGGCGTGATTTATGCAGATATGGGCATGGAGTTTGCGATCCTTGCATTCATCGTAGTGGTCATCGGCGGAATGGGCAGCTTTTCAGGCTCGGTAATGGCGGCAATTTTAGTTGGCCTGTCAGGTTCATTCATGGCCTATTATGTTCCAGACCTCGCACTTGCTGCGAACATGTTGCTGATGGCAGTTGTGCTGATCTTCAGGCCGCAGGGCTTATTCGGGGCAAAGGGGTGA
- a CDS encoding branched-chain amino acid ABC transporter permease, producing MTKMFSNRLNIFYLLVAGFLAVLPFVYDSRSMLILLSQVFIFAVLAMSYDILLGYTGIVSFGHAMFFGIGAYTVGVFMKRFEPETSYFLLAVLVTILLTAVVSYFVGLLTLRLKSHFYAMLTMAFAGLFLVLAEKWRTVTYGNDGFTFRVPDFLKDRTDFYLICLASMVIVFILLKRFTNSPLGRVLQAIRENEQRTESLGYSVLQYKVIASVVSGVIAGIAGILYAVSLRFVNTSVFTMDITLDALLMTIIGGVGTLVGAIIGAGIIEFSHHWLTELAKVHWIFERWIIFFGIIYILAVMFFPQGIVGSLQKLKFRKKKKAAVPVDSETISQGDT from the coding sequence ATGACAAAAATGTTTTCTAATCGCTTGAACATCTTCTATTTGCTTGTCGCTGGCTTCCTGGCAGTGCTCCCATTTGTCTACGATTCAAGAAGCATGCTCATCCTTCTCTCCCAGGTGTTTATTTTTGCCGTATTGGCGATGAGCTATGACATCCTGCTCGGATACACCGGCATCGTCTCGTTCGGCCATGCAATGTTCTTTGGAATCGGTGCGTATACAGTTGGTGTTTTTATGAAAAGGTTTGAACCGGAAACAAGCTACTTTCTGCTCGCTGTCCTGGTCACGATTTTGCTGACTGCTGTGGTCAGTTATTTCGTCGGGCTGCTGACACTGCGGCTGAAAAGCCATTTTTACGCGATGCTGACGATGGCGTTCGCCGGATTGTTTTTAGTGCTAGCTGAAAAATGGCGGACTGTCACATATGGGAATGATGGCTTCACGTTCAGGGTTCCGGACTTCCTGAAGGACCGGACGGACTTTTACCTGATTTGCCTTGCTTCGATGGTCATTGTCTTTATTTTGTTAAAAAGGTTCACCAACTCACCGCTTGGAAGAGTCCTTCAGGCGATTCGGGAAAATGAACAGCGGACAGAATCGCTCGGTTACAGCGTTCTGCAATATAAAGTCATTGCCAGTGTCGTGTCTGGAGTTATCGCAGGAATTGCGGGAATTTTATATGCTGTTTCCTTAAGATTTGTTAACACGAGTGTTTTTACAATGGATATCACGCTTGATGCCTTGCTGATGACGATCATTGGCGGAGTCGGCACGCTTGTCGGGGCAATCATCGGCGCGGGAATCATCGAATTTTCCCATCACTGGCTGACAGAGCTGGCGAAGGTACACTGGATATTCGAAAGATGGATCATCTTTTTCGGCATTATTTATATCCTTGCTGTCATGTTCTTTCCCCAGGGGATTGTCGGTTCCTTGCAGAAACTGAAATTCAGGAAGAAAAAGAAAGCCGCGGTTCCGGTGGACTCAGAGACTATTAGCCAGGGAGATACGTGA
- a CDS encoding 3-oxoacyl-ACP synthase produces the protein MQIGIVSTGVYLPETYVTGAEIARLAGIPEQVVEEKMGIRKKPVPGPEDHTCEMGIKAAKRALEKATLDPLDIDLVIYIGEEYKEYPLWTAGIKLQEEIGARNAWAFDTALRCGTTVMALKLAKGMMLSDPSINTVLLAGGYRNGDFIDYQNPRTRFMYNLGAGGGAIILQKGHGKNVLLETEMITDGSFSEDVVVVAGGTKNPISAETLERGQYQLDVLDPKGMKERLEQKSMANFLKVIRRSVEKSGFSEKDISYIGMLHMKRSAHDYVLGKLGLSETNSIYLEDYGHIGQIDQILSLELAEKAGKLKDGDVAVLVSAGIGYAWGATTIVWGKGVL, from the coding sequence ATGCAGATTGGCATTGTCAGTACGGGAGTCTATCTCCCCGAAACCTATGTCACCGGAGCAGAAATTGCCAGGTTGGCAGGAATTCCCGAACAAGTTGTGGAAGAAAAAATGGGAATCAGGAAAAAGCCGGTGCCCGGTCCCGAAGACCATACATGTGAGATGGGAATCAAGGCTGCGAAAAGGGCATTGGAAAAAGCGACCCTGGACCCGCTGGACATCGACCTTGTTATCTATATCGGTGAGGAATACAAGGAGTATCCATTATGGACAGCAGGTATCAAGCTGCAGGAGGAAATCGGTGCGAGGAATGCCTGGGCCTTCGATACCGCGTTAAGATGCGGAACAACTGTGATGGCCCTGAAGCTGGCAAAAGGGATGATGCTCTCTGATCCGTCCATCAATACCGTTCTCCTTGCGGGCGGCTATCGCAATGGCGATTTCATAGATTACCAGAATCCGAGAACAAGGTTCATGTACAATCTCGGGGCAGGCGGCGGTGCGATTATCCTGCAAAAGGGCCATGGGAAGAACGTGCTGCTGGAAACAGAAATGATTACGGATGGATCTTTTTCAGAGGATGTCGTCGTCGTTGCCGGCGGAACAAAAAATCCGATATCTGCGGAGACTCTTGAGCGAGGCCAGTACCAGCTTGATGTCCTCGATCCGAAGGGAATGAAGGAGCGGCTCGAGCAAAAGTCGATGGCCAATTTTTTAAAGGTCATCCGGCGGTCCGTGGAGAAAAGCGGATTTTCCGAAAAGGACATTTCCTACATCGGAATGCTTCACATGAAGAGGTCTGCACATGATTATGTATTGGGGAAGCTGGGTTTATCGGAAACAAACTCCATCTACCTCGAAGACTATGGGCACATCGGACAGATTGACCAGATCCTGTCTCTGGAATTGGCAGAAAAGGCAGGAAAGTTAAAGGACGGAGACGTTGCCGTTCTAGTCAGTGCCGGGATCGGCTATGCCTGGGGAGCAACGACTATTGTTTGGGGAAAGGGTGTGCTGTAA
- a CDS encoding alpha/beta fold hydrolase has protein sequence MEKTAVEVKKVKLRNGETIAYRERDGGTKNVLLIHGNMTSSKHWDLLIDAIDPEYKIFAVDLRGFGESSYHKPIMSIKDFSDDVKMFVDEIGLKDFALVGWSTGGAVGMQFAADYPGYCGKLVLLASASTRGYPFFGTSAEGLPDVNNRLVTYEDVKADAGKTIAVQTAYDQQNRGFLKAMWNMLIYTDRQPEERHYDEYVEDMLTQRNLAEVYHSLNTFNISSVNNGLNDGTDQVKEIEIPVLVLRGDRDLVVTERMTEEIVEDFAGRARFVELKDCGHSPLVDDLNQLLQHIEGFLAE, from the coding sequence ATGGAAAAAACGGCAGTAGAGGTGAAGAAGGTTAAATTGCGTAATGGGGAAACAATCGCGTATAGGGAGCGGGATGGCGGAACCAAAAATGTGTTATTGATCCATGGTAACATGACATCGTCCAAGCATTGGGACTTACTGATTGACGCAATTGACCCTGAATATAAGATTTTTGCGGTGGACCTTCGGGGATTCGGTGAGTCCAGCTATCATAAGCCAATCATGTCGATCAAGGATTTTTCTGATGATGTAAAAATGTTTGTCGATGAAATTGGGTTGAAAGATTTTGCACTGGTCGGCTGGTCGACGGGAGGAGCGGTAGGCATGCAGTTCGCCGCTGATTATCCGGGATATTGCGGGAAACTTGTGCTGCTCGCGTCTGCATCTACTAGAGGGTATCCGTTCTTCGGAACGAGTGCGGAGGGTCTGCCGGATGTTAACAACCGGCTGGTTACTTATGAAGATGTTAAAGCGGATGCTGGTAAAACGATTGCCGTCCAGACGGCCTATGACCAGCAGAATAGAGGGTTTTTAAAGGCAATGTGGAATATGTTGATTTATACCGATCGTCAGCCGGAGGAACGGCATTATGACGAATATGTTGAAGATATGCTGACACAGCGAAATTTGGCGGAAGTCTACCATTCTCTAAATACGTTTAATATTAGTTCCGTAAATAATGGCTTGAATGATGGAACAGATCAGGTGAAAGAAATCGAGATTCCTGTGCTTGTGCTCCGAGGTGACCGGGATCTTGTTGTTACTGAGAGGATGACCGAAGAAATCGTCGAGGATTTTGCAGGCCGCGCAAGGTTTGTAGAATTGAAGGATTGCGGCCACTCGCCATTAGTAGATGACCTGAATCAGCTACTGCAGCATATCGAAGGATTCTTAGCAGAGTAG
- the fabG gene encoding 3-oxoacyl-ACP reductase FabG, whose product MRLKDKVAIITGAANGIGLAAAKTFAREGARVAMADFDEATGSQRAADLSGEGYDAAFFQVNVADRSSVETLVQNVLGHFGKIDILINNAGITRDGMLHKLAAEDFQKVVDVNLTGVFNCAQAVVPAMVQQGSGRIINTSSVSGIYGNVGQTNYAATKAGVVGMTKTWAKELGRKGINVNAVAPGFIETGMTAAVPDKVIEQMKMLVPLGRLGLPEDIANAYLFLASEESKYVNGTTLHVDGGIMM is encoded by the coding sequence ATGAGATTGAAAGATAAAGTAGCGATTATTACAGGTGCAGCGAACGGAATCGGGCTTGCTGCAGCAAAGACTTTTGCCCGTGAAGGCGCAAGGGTAGCCATGGCTGACTTTGATGAAGCAACTGGTTCCCAGCGCGCAGCAGATCTTTCAGGAGAAGGATATGACGCTGCTTTTTTTCAGGTGAACGTCGCCGACAGGTCCAGTGTTGAAACGTTGGTCCAAAACGTTCTTGGCCATTTTGGTAAAATTGATATTTTAATAAATAATGCAGGCATCACAAGGGATGGGATGCTTCACAAGCTTGCGGCTGAGGACTTTCAAAAAGTCGTTGATGTCAACCTGACTGGCGTATTCAATTGCGCACAGGCAGTTGTGCCGGCGATGGTCCAGCAAGGATCAGGAAGAATCATCAATACATCTTCCGTTTCCGGGATATACGGCAATGTAGGCCAGACAAACTACGCAGCGACCAAAGCGGGAGTCGTCGGGATGACGAAAACATGGGCAAAGGAACTCGGCCGCAAAGGCATCAATGTTAATGCCGTCGCACCTGGATTCATTGAAACGGGAATGACCGCCGCAGTGCCGGACAAAGTGATTGAACAAATGAAGATGCTCGTTCCGCTTGGCAGGCTCGGTTTGCCAGAGGACATTGCCAACGCCTATCTGTTCCTCGCCTCAGAAGAGTCCAAATATGTGAACGGCACCACCCTCCATGTAGATGGCGGGATCATGATGTAA
- a CDS encoding hydrolase, with translation MEETKQKYYFNIESGEVLDTPAEPEGHLFTLIATGEEIKDLREYLEINYKADWATYGNSHLHPFKDPDREHAEYDFAMKEIYAMVYKLGDAEARTHVKSMGIFTEDELRGL, from the coding sequence ATGGAAGAAACAAAGCAGAAATACTACTTTAATATAGAAAGCGGCGAGGTGCTGGATACGCCGGCAGAGCCGGAGGGCCATTTATTCACGTTGATCGCGACAGGAGAAGAAATTAAGGATCTGCGCGAATACCTGGAGATAAACTATAAAGCAGATTGGGCAACATACGGAAATTCCCATCTGCATCCATTTAAGGACCCGGACCGTGAACATGCTGAATATGACTTTGCGATGAAGGAAATTTATGCGATGGTCTACAAATTGGGGGATGCTGAAGCCAGGACCCATGTAAAAAGCATGGGGATATTTACAGAGGATGAGTTGAGAGGACTATAA
- a CDS encoding class I adenylate-forming enzyme family protein produces MRWELDWLESRAGLTPVAAAIADAGTDQEWSFREVNDRAKAIAAWLGEKGVKKGDRVALLAPNGISYFDLLFACGKIGAIFVPLNWRLSLDELAYIIKDCEPRLLGFHSNFTKVVTMIWDQEDRCIQINGSRYDQLFEAKLRQLDTAETNVEEEDPLAMIYTGGTTGKPKGAVLSHRAIVWNSLSTIASWNLTNEDTTVTYLPLFHTGGLNALSIPILMAGGKVVLANDFTPEKAIENLIRYKSSIVLLVPTMHHMLVKSDLFQKAEFKDLKLFLSGGAPCPFEIYEAYKQKGLSFKEGYGLTEAGPNNFYIDPSEADVKRGSVGKPMLFHRIRILDEDGQEVGAGEVGELAIQGNHVFSFYWKNKNASKDTLKDGWLYTGDLAKRDKDGYYYIVGRKKEMIITGGENVYPLEIEHWLCSHPSIREAAVVGMPDEKWGEVVTAFIVLEEGAALGEQEAKVHCRQKLGGYKVPKVIHTIGQMPKTHVGKIDKKLLKEMAGKNSVSKVEKWDLGIYRDFKE; encoded by the coding sequence GTGAGGTGGGAGCTCGACTGGCTTGAATCTAGAGCGGGATTGACACCGGTTGCAGCTGCGATTGCCGATGCAGGGACAGATCAGGAATGGTCTTTTAGGGAAGTCAATGATCGGGCTAAAGCAATCGCAGCATGGCTGGGTGAAAAGGGTGTCAAAAAAGGCGACAGGGTTGCGCTGCTTGCGCCGAACGGAATAAGCTACTTTGATTTGCTGTTTGCCTGCGGAAAGATCGGCGCCATTTTTGTGCCGCTGAACTGGAGGCTATCCCTTGATGAGCTGGCATATATCATAAAAGACTGTGAGCCCAGGCTGCTCGGGTTTCATTCCAATTTTACAAAGGTAGTGACGATGATTTGGGACCAGGAGGATCGTTGTATTCAAATCAATGGTTCACGATACGATCAGCTGTTTGAAGCAAAACTTAGACAGTTGGATACTGCAGAAACAAATGTGGAGGAGGAAGACCCTCTGGCGATGATTTATACAGGTGGAACCACTGGAAAGCCGAAAGGAGCGGTTTTGTCACATCGGGCAATCGTCTGGAACAGCCTTTCCACAATCGCCAGCTGGAATCTGACGAACGAGGATACGACGGTAACGTATTTGCCATTATTCCATACAGGCGGTTTGAACGCTCTTTCAATCCCTATCCTGATGGCAGGAGGAAAGGTCGTACTGGCAAACGATTTTACCCCTGAAAAGGCAATTGAAAATCTTATAAGGTATAAATCCAGTATTGTGCTTTTGGTGCCGACAATGCACCATATGCTTGTAAAATCGGATCTCTTCCAGAAGGCGGAATTCAAGGATCTTAAGCTTTTTTTATCAGGGGGTGCGCCGTGCCCGTTCGAAATCTATGAAGCTTACAAACAGAAAGGCCTCAGCTTCAAGGAGGGCTATGGACTGACAGAGGCTGGCCCTAATAATTTTTACATAGATCCTTCAGAGGCAGATGTAAAAAGGGGCTCGGTAGGTAAGCCAATGCTATTCCATCGTATCAGGATTCTGGATGAAGACGGACAAGAGGTCGGAGCAGGTGAGGTCGGTGAACTTGCGATTCAGGGGAATCATGTCTTTTCTTTTTACTGGAAAAATAAAAACGCGTCTAAAGACACATTGAAGGACGGCTGGCTCTACACAGGCGACCTGGCTAAGAGAGATAAGGATGGTTATTACTATATTGTCGGCAGGAAAAAAGAGATGATCATCACGGGCGGTGAAAATGTGTATCCGCTTGAGATTGAGCACTGGCTCTGTTCTCACCCTTCTATCCGTGAGGCTGCGGTGGTCGGAATGCCGGATGAAAAATGGGGAGAAGTCGTGACTGCATTCATTGTTCTTGAAGAGGGAGCCGCTTTGGGAGAGCAGGAAGCCAAAGTGCATTGCAGGCAGAAGCTTGGCGGCTATAAAGTGCCGAAAGTAATCCATACCATTGGCCAGATGCCGAAGACGCATGTCGGGAAAATCGATAAGAAACTGTTGAAAGAAATGGCGGGTAAAAATAGTGTGTCGAAAGTTGAAAAATGGGATTTAGGAATATATCGGGATTTTAAGGAATAA
- a CDS encoding MFS transporter: MKSMSFFQKASILLTLCAIMVASNIYTLIPIYSVLADDLSIAESHVVLAGGLFTFFYACGLLSFGPVSDFTGRRKILVFGLLASALTTLAVGFSVGSLSLWIARSLQGITLATFASVAFAYSYDVFNFRQRTILVVLINTGFLIAGIFGQVASAFFSDVLSWNSVFFFFSALYFILFAVAFFLLKESPPPATERKPLLKIFFQLLNEPRLMKCYVITFSLLFAIIAFYDSIGRFFDGPASDLLMIRLVGLIGASLSLFTGKLIDRWGELRTLMFGLAIGSTSAFMLLFFHSTVALIVFSILFVSSISLVIPTVITLIGFYGSKQRAKALSLYSFILLTGASLAPPVAALLPFSGVMILLSSLFTFNIVLCILIQKKAFQTAKAG, from the coding sequence ATGAAATCCATGTCTTTTTTCCAGAAGGCTTCCATCCTTCTTACACTCTGCGCCATTATGGTCGCAAGCAATATTTATACATTGATTCCAATCTATTCGGTTCTTGCGGATGACCTTTCAATCGCCGAATCCCACGTTGTTCTCGCAGGAGGGCTGTTTACTTTTTTCTATGCATGCGGTCTGCTGTCATTCGGGCCAGTTTCCGATTTCACAGGCAGAAGGAAAATCCTTGTGTTCGGGCTACTGGCCTCTGCATTAACGACACTGGCAGTCGGCTTCTCGGTCGGATCCCTTAGTTTGTGGATTGCCCGATCGCTGCAGGGAATCACCCTTGCTACTTTTGCTTCAGTTGCTTTCGCCTACTCCTATGATGTATTTAATTTTAGACAGAGGACAATCCTGGTCGTGCTGATCAACACAGGATTTTTAATCGCGGGGATTTTTGGGCAGGTTGCCAGCGCATTTTTCTCTGATGTTTTATCCTGGAATAGCGTCTTCTTTTTCTTCTCAGCACTTTATTTCATTCTATTTGCTGTCGCTTTTTTCCTGCTGAAAGAATCACCACCGCCCGCGACAGAAAGAAAGCCTTTATTGAAGATATTTTTTCAATTGCTAAATGAGCCGCGCCTGATGAAATGCTATGTGATTACGTTCTCGCTGTTGTTCGCGATTATCGCCTTCTATGATAGTATTGGACGTTTTTTTGACGGACCTGCATCAGACCTGCTGATGATCCGGCTGGTTGGATTGATTGGGGCTTCTCTTTCCCTTTTCACAGGGAAACTGATTGATCGCTGGGGAGAGTTGCGAACTTTGATGTTCGGCTTGGCCATCGGGTCAACAAGCGCTTTTATGCTGCTTTTCTTCCATTCCACCGTTGCTTTGATTGTCTTTTCCATTTTGTTCGTTTCTTCGATTTCACTCGTCATCCCGACCGTCATTACCTTGATTGGCTTTTATGGCAGCAAACAGCGGGCAAAAGCACTGTCTCTCTATTCATTCATCCTTCTGACTGGGGCCAGTCTCGCCCCGCCGGTTGCAGCACTGCTGCCATTCAGCGGGGTCATGATTCTTCTCTCTTCACTATTCACTTTTAATATTGTCCTTTGTATTTTGATTCAAAAAAAGGCATTCCAGACAGCAAAAGCTGGCTGA